The Streptomyces aurantiacus genome includes a region encoding these proteins:
- a CDS encoding PLP-dependent cysteine synthase family protein encodes MTTPQQARPHEPTATLDVDHSDAEYRHWLKEAVRKVQADANRSADTHLLKFPLPERWGIDLYLKDESTHPTGSLKHRLARSLFLYGLCNGWIRRGRPVIEASSGSTAVSEAYFAKLIGVPFIAVMPRTTSPEKCRLIEFHGGQCHFVDDPRTMYEESAALAAGTGGHYMDQFTYAERATDWRGNNNIAESIFRQLELERYPEPAWIVATAGTGGTSATIARYVHYMQFNTRICVADPENSCFFEGWTTGDAQVTTDCGSRIEGIGRPRMEPSFVPGAVDRMMKVPDAASVAAVRALEQAIGRKAGGSTGTGLWSALKIVAEMAEAGRTGSVVTLLCDPGDRYLDKYYSDAWLAGQGLDIAPYTATIESLLATGIWPD; translated from the coding sequence GTGACCACCCCACAGCAGGCCCGCCCCCACGAGCCGACGGCCACGCTCGATGTCGACCACAGTGACGCGGAGTACCGGCACTGGCTGAAAGAAGCCGTACGGAAGGTGCAGGCCGACGCGAACAGATCGGCCGACACCCATCTCCTGAAGTTCCCCCTGCCCGAGCGGTGGGGCATCGACCTGTATCTCAAGGACGAGTCCACCCACCCCACCGGCAGCCTCAAGCACCGCCTGGCCCGCTCGCTCTTCCTCTACGGCCTGTGCAACGGCTGGATCCGGCGCGGACGCCCCGTCATCGAGGCGTCCAGCGGCTCCACGGCCGTCTCGGAGGCGTACTTCGCCAAGCTGATCGGTGTGCCGTTCATCGCCGTCATGCCGCGCACCACCAGCCCCGAGAAGTGCCGGCTGATCGAATTCCACGGCGGGCAGTGCCACTTCGTCGACGACCCGCGCACGATGTACGAGGAGTCGGCGGCCCTGGCCGCCGGCACCGGCGGTCACTACATGGACCAGTTCACCTACGCGGAGCGGGCCACGGACTGGCGCGGCAACAACAACATCGCCGAGTCGATCTTCCGCCAGCTGGAGCTGGAGCGCTATCCCGAGCCCGCCTGGATCGTGGCCACCGCGGGCACCGGCGGCACGTCGGCGACCATCGCCCGGTACGTGCACTACATGCAGTTCAACACCCGTATCTGTGTGGCGGATCCGGAGAACTCCTGTTTCTTCGAGGGCTGGACCACGGGAGACGCCCAGGTCACCACGGACTGCGGTTCGCGCATCGAGGGCATCGGCCGGCCCCGTATGGAGCCGAGCTTCGTGCCGGGAGCCGTCGACCGCATGATGAAGGTGCCGGACGCCGCGAGCGTGGCGGCCGTGCGGGCGCTGGAGCAGGCCATCGGGCGCAAGGCGGGCGGCTCGACCGGCACGGGGCTGTGGAGCGCGCTCAAGATCGTGGCGGAGATGGCGGAGGCCGGGCGCACCGGAAGCGTGGTGACACTGCTGTGCGATCCCGGGGACCGCTATCTGGACAAGTACTACTCGGACGCGTGGCTGGCCGGGCAGGGTCTGGACATCGCGCCCTACACGGCCACGATCGAGTCGTTGCTCGCGACGGGGATCTGGCCGGACTGA
- a CDS encoding ATP-binding protein, with translation MISQPNRHCTVELHALPSRIGQVRRIVSAQLRYWHLDPLIDRAALGVTELLTNVHLHARPDKLCTVEIELLLDRLTVSVHDNDPRLPEVRDANSSSTCGRGLAMVAAVSESWGVRPDGESGKVVWFTLPAHSPATALPACPPYAASAESPARGFAEVEHAAGALKAGHAPARSAVAG, from the coding sequence GTGATCAGCCAGCCAAACAGGCATTGCACGGTGGAGCTCCACGCTCTGCCCTCGCGGATCGGCCAGGTCCGCAGAATCGTATCTGCGCAGTTGCGCTACTGGCATCTGGATCCGTTGATAGACCGGGCGGCGCTCGGTGTGACCGAGCTCCTGACCAACGTCCACCTGCACGCCCGGCCCGACAAGCTGTGCACCGTCGAGATCGAGCTGTTGCTCGACCGGCTCACCGTCTCGGTGCACGACAACGACCCGCGTCTGCCCGAGGTGCGGGACGCCAACTCGTCCTCGACCTGTGGTCGGGGGCTCGCCATGGTCGCCGCGGTGAGCGAGAGCTGGGGTGTGCGGCCGGACGGCGAGTCGGGGAAGGTCGTGTGGTTCACCCTTCCGGCCCACTCCCCCGCGACGGCGCTGCCCGCCTGCCCGCCGTACGCCGCGTCCGCCGAATCGCCCGCCCGCGGTTTCGCGGAGGTGGAGCACGCCGCCGGCGCGCTCAAGGCAGGACACGCTCCCGCCCGGTCGGCCGTTGCAGGCTGA
- a CDS encoding DeoR/GlpR family DNA-binding transcription regulator, producing the protein MSENQNLLAEQRRALILDEVRRRGGVRVNELTRKLGVSDMTVRRDLDALARQGVVEKVHGGAVPVVEASTHEPGFEAKSGLELTAKEDIARAAAALVAPGTAIALSGGTTTYALAHQLLDVPDLTVVTNSVRVADVFHSAQRTSGQRQGAATVVLTGGVRTPSDSLVGPVADQAIEALHFDVLFLGVHGISVEAGLSTPNLAEAETNRRLVQSARRVVVVADHTKWGTVGLSSFAALEQIDTLVTDDGLPSAARSEISEHLRRLVVAGEVEADDGSDD; encoded by the coding sequence GTGAGCGAGAACCAGAACCTGCTCGCGGAGCAGCGGCGCGCCCTGATCCTCGACGAGGTCCGGCGGCGCGGCGGCGTCCGTGTCAACGAACTCACCAGGAAGCTCGGCGTGTCCGACATGACGGTCCGCCGCGACCTGGACGCGCTCGCTCGCCAGGGTGTGGTGGAGAAGGTCCACGGCGGCGCCGTCCCGGTGGTCGAGGCGAGTACGCACGAGCCGGGGTTCGAGGCCAAGTCGGGTCTGGAGCTGACGGCCAAGGAGGACATCGCGCGGGCGGCCGCGGCGCTGGTGGCGCCGGGCACGGCGATCGCGCTGTCGGGCGGTACGACGACGTACGCGCTCGCCCATCAGCTTCTGGACGTGCCGGATCTGACGGTGGTGACCAACTCGGTGCGGGTGGCCGACGTCTTCCACTCGGCGCAGCGCACGTCGGGGCAGCGGCAGGGCGCGGCGACGGTCGTACTGACGGGCGGGGTGCGTACGCCGTCGGACTCGCTGGTGGGTCCCGTCGCGGACCAGGCGATCGAGGCGCTCCACTTCGACGTGCTCTTCCTCGGGGTGCACGGCATATCGGTGGAGGCGGGCCTGTCCACTCCGAACCTCGCGGAGGCCGAGACGAACCGGCGCCTGGTGCAGTCCGCACGGCGGGTCGTCGTGGTCGCCGACCACACCAAGTGGGGCACGGTGGGGCTGAGTTCGTTCGCCGCGCTGGAACAGATCGACACGCTGGTGACGGACGACGGGCTGCCTTCCGCGGCACGCTCGGAGATCTCCGAGCACCTGCGGCGCCTGGTGGTGGCCGGTGAAGTAGAGGCCGACGACGGGTCGGACGACTGA
- a CDS encoding DUF4865 family protein: MHAMQYEITLPADYDTGVIRDRVARVGHLLDDWDGLGLKAYLLRERGVDGSPVGQYAPFYLWDTPEGMNSFLWGPGFQGLVNDFGRPVVQHWTGLAYEDGGAPDATPEVAVRRRASVPEGVPLAEVAREALRETRRLAALDGVVGAAAAVDPRHWEVVHFSLWAHDQPEATGETYRVLHLSAPGRDRLRRGRHW; this comes from the coding sequence ATGCACGCCATGCAGTACGAGATCACCCTGCCCGCGGACTACGACACGGGCGTCATCCGCGACCGGGTGGCCCGCGTCGGACACCTGCTCGACGACTGGGACGGGCTCGGCCTCAAGGCCTACCTGCTGCGCGAACGCGGCGTGGACGGCTCGCCCGTCGGCCAGTACGCGCCGTTCTATCTGTGGGACACCCCCGAGGGCATGAACTCCTTCCTGTGGGGGCCCGGATTCCAGGGGCTCGTGAACGACTTCGGGCGCCCCGTGGTGCAGCACTGGACGGGACTGGCGTACGAGGACGGAGGTGCCCCGGATGCCACGCCCGAGGTCGCAGTCCGCCGGCGCGCGAGCGTCCCCGAGGGGGTGCCGCTCGCCGAAGTGGCGCGGGAGGCCCTCCGGGAGACACGGCGGCTGGCCGCGCTGGACGGGGTCGTGGGCGCCGCAGCCGCCGTCGATCCGCGCCACTGGGAGGTCGTGCACTTCTCCCTCTGGGCCCATGACCAGCCCGAGGCGACCGGAGAGACGTACCGGGTGCTGCATCTGTCGGCGCCGGGACGTGACCGGCTGCGGCGAGGACGGCACTGGTGA
- a CDS encoding TetR/AcrR family transcriptional regulator, with protein MYSDLVSTPERLIEATRELLWERGYVGTSPKAILQRADAGQGSMYHHFTGKHDLALAAIRRTAEEMRATAEGVLGGPGSPYERVEAYLRRERDVLRGCPVGRLTMDPDVVTSDELRVPVDETLDWLRERLARIVEEGQEQGEFALALDGEEIAAAIVATVQGGYVLARASGSTAAFDTAVRGLLSLLAAGTPAREDV; from the coding sequence ATGTACAGTGATCTGGTGAGCACTCCGGAGCGACTGATCGAAGCCACCCGCGAGCTGCTGTGGGAGCGCGGGTACGTGGGCACGAGCCCCAAGGCGATCCTCCAGCGGGCGGACGCCGGCCAGGGCAGCATGTACCACCACTTCACCGGCAAGCACGATCTGGCGCTCGCCGCGATCCGGCGCACGGCCGAGGAGATGCGCGCCACCGCCGAGGGAGTGCTCGGCGGGCCCGGTTCCCCGTACGAGCGCGTCGAGGCCTATCTGCGGCGCGAGCGCGACGTGCTGCGCGGCTGCCCTGTCGGGCGGCTGACCATGGATCCGGACGTCGTCACGAGCGACGAGCTGCGCGTCCCCGTCGACGAGACACTGGACTGGCTGCGCGAGCGGCTGGCCCGCATCGTCGAGGAGGGCCAGGAGCAGGGCGAGTTCGCGCTCGCGCTGGACGGCGAGGAGATCGCCGCAGCGATCGTGGCCACGGTCCAGGGCGGCTATGTGCTGGCCCGCGCGTCCGGCTCGACCGCCGCGTTCGACACGGCAGTCCGGGGACTGCTGTCCCTCCTGGCGGCCGGCACCCCCGCCCGCGAAGACGTCTAG
- a CDS encoding SHOCT domain-containing protein yields the protein MQTLAHWDGGPGPWILLFPLIWAAVLIGAVSVLRRTGWSGRRGQWRGTDRPRPSGDSPIAVLGRRFASGEIDEDEYWRRLSVLDEQFGRTDLDERFGRVGKGGAA from the coding sequence ATGCAGACCCTGGCGCACTGGGACGGCGGGCCCGGCCCGTGGATCCTCCTTTTCCCGCTGATCTGGGCAGCCGTCCTGATCGGTGCCGTGAGCGTGCTGCGCCGCACCGGGTGGAGCGGCCGCCGAGGTCAGTGGCGCGGCACGGACCGGCCCCGCCCGTCCGGCGACTCGCCGATCGCGGTGCTCGGCCGGCGCTTCGCCTCCGGCGAGATCGACGAGGACGAGTACTGGCGCCGCCTCTCCGTCCTGGACGAGCAGTTCGGGCGTACGGACCTGGACGAGCGGTTCGGGCGTGTCGGCAAGGGCGGTGCGGCGTGA
- a CDS encoding ABC transporter ATP-binding protein: MNTTTVTKATRTAARVADAVKVYGGGDTAVRALDGVSVTFPAGRFTAIMGPSGSGKSTLMHCAAGLDTLTSGAAFIGDTELSTLDDRHLTLLRRDRVGFVFQAFNLVPTLTVAENITLPMDLAGRRSASSDEWIDALVEAVGLADRLRHRPAELSGGQQQRVAVARAFAGQPDVVFADEPTGNLDSRSGEEVLNLLGRAVRRMDRTVVMVTHDPVAAAHADEVVFLADGRLVDRMEAPTADRVLDRMKAFDGKGAPS; the protein is encoded by the coding sequence GTGAACACGACGACCGTCACGAAGGCGACGCGGACCGCCGCGCGCGTCGCCGACGCCGTGAAGGTGTACGGCGGCGGGGACACCGCGGTGCGGGCCCTGGACGGGGTGAGTGTCACCTTTCCGGCCGGACGCTTCACCGCGATCATGGGGCCCTCGGGCTCCGGCAAGTCCACCCTGATGCACTGCGCCGCAGGCCTGGACACCCTCACCTCGGGCGCTGCCTTCATCGGCGACACCGAGCTGAGCACGCTCGACGACCGGCACCTGACGCTGCTGCGACGCGACCGCGTCGGATTCGTCTTCCAGGCCTTCAACCTGGTGCCGACCCTGACCGTCGCGGAGAACATCACGCTGCCCATGGACCTCGCCGGCCGCAGGAGCGCCTCGTCGGACGAGTGGATCGACGCCCTCGTGGAGGCCGTCGGTCTCGCTGACCGGCTGCGCCACCGGCCCGCGGAACTCTCCGGCGGCCAGCAGCAACGCGTCGCCGTGGCAAGGGCGTTCGCCGGACAGCCCGATGTCGTCTTCGCCGACGAACCGACCGGCAACCTCGACTCCCGCTCCGGCGAGGAGGTCCTGAACCTTCTCGGGCGGGCCGTGCGCCGGATGGACCGCACGGTCGTCATGGTCACCCACGATCCGGTCGCCGCCGCACATGCCGACGAAGTCGTCTTCCTCGCCGACGGCCGCCTCGTGGACCGGATGGAAGCCCCGACGGCGGACAGGGTCCTGGACCGCATGAAGGCCTTCGACGGCAAAGGGGCTCCGTCGTGA
- a CDS encoding SRPBCC family protein produces MARQLRPVGLDFVETAPLRLVFAREMTSPPESVYRALAEDVAGWPRWFTAVTAARSTEGGSGRQIRLRGGTRFEETVIAAEPREVYTYRVDVTNAPGVRALVEEWRLTPDGSGTRVQWTWAADGTAAFRFTMGLGRAGLGRAFRDAVTRLDRRLNSTHAP; encoded by the coding sequence ATGGCACGCCAACTGCGCCCGGTGGGGCTCGACTTCGTCGAGACCGCTCCGCTGCGTCTGGTGTTCGCGAGAGAGATGACCTCGCCGCCCGAGTCGGTCTACCGCGCACTGGCCGAGGACGTGGCCGGCTGGCCGCGGTGGTTCACCGCCGTGACCGCAGCCCGCTCGACCGAGGGCGGCTCCGGCCGGCAGATCCGCCTCAGGGGCGGAACGCGCTTCGAGGAGACGGTCATCGCGGCCGAACCCCGCGAGGTGTACACGTACCGCGTCGACGTGACGAACGCCCCCGGCGTGCGCGCGCTCGTCGAGGAGTGGCGGCTCACACCGGACGGCTCCGGTACGCGGGTTCAGTGGACCTGGGCCGCCGACGGCACCGCGGCGTTCCGCTTCACGATGGGGCTCGGCCGTGCGGGCCTGGGCCGGGCGTTCCGTGACGCGGTGACGAGGCTGGACCGGCGGCTGAACTCGACGCACGCACCCTGA
- a CDS encoding right-handed parallel beta-helix repeat-containing protein, producing the protein MAQGTVQVTHTGTSRWRRRTGEYASLAAALEAAADGDVLTVAAGTYRENLVVERAVTLRGPEGSAGSVRIAPVDGVPLTVRASAVVQDLLVEGQDSAAPALLVEEGTPELMDIRIVTRSAAGIEVRGGARPTVRRCTVDNPAGVGISVLDGGGGVFEECEVVAAGQSGVSVRGGAHPRLERCRVHHTSGAGLSVTGEQSALEAVGCEVYEVRGSGVQLSARATAHLTDCDVHRTTADGVTLDTDAVLTLADCRIHDIPENAVDLRSRSVLTMTRSTVRQFGRNGLSVWDPGTRVDANQCEIHDSTGDYPAVWVSDGATVVLESCRVHDVPDALFVLDRGSRADVVDSDISQVRNTAVSVSDGATAQLDDCRIRDAATGAWFRDHGSGGTLSGCTVDGTQTGVIVTKGADPTIERCTVTSPAEAGFYVSAGGRGSFHGCRVTDSGGYGFHVLDGCRTTLKKCRTERCARGGYEFADAGGDQSSGTGPLVEDCTSDESAQVRPAARETAVQTAGRSAGLLGVVPDQRLTEQVPPAAPSEPEEPSRTSQAVLGELDALVGLESVKREVRALTDMIEVGRRRQQAGLKAASARRHLVFTGSPGTGKTTVARLYGEILASLGVLEKGHLVEVSRVDLVGEHIGSTAIRTQEAFDKARGGVLFIDEAYALSPEDSGRDFGREAIDTLVKLMEDHREAVVVIVAGYTAEMDRFLAVNPGVASRFSRTITFGDYGSEELLRIVEQQAEEHEYRLAPGADEALLRYFTAIPKGPAFGNGRTARQTFESMVEQHAGRVAQLAEPSTDDLTLLYAEDLPDLP; encoded by the coding sequence ATGGCACAGGGCACGGTCCAGGTGACGCACACCGGCACGTCGCGGTGGCGGCGCCGCACAGGTGAGTACGCATCGCTCGCCGCCGCCCTGGAGGCCGCGGCCGACGGGGACGTCCTCACCGTCGCTGCCGGGACCTACCGGGAGAACCTCGTGGTGGAGCGGGCGGTGACGCTGCGCGGTCCCGAGGGCTCGGCCGGTTCCGTACGCATCGCGCCCGTCGACGGGGTACCGCTGACCGTGCGCGCCTCCGCAGTGGTCCAGGACCTGCTCGTGGAGGGCCAGGACTCGGCCGCGCCCGCGCTCCTCGTCGAGGAGGGCACGCCGGAGCTCATGGACATACGGATCGTCACCCGGTCCGCGGCCGGCATCGAGGTGCGCGGCGGCGCGCGGCCGACGGTGCGGCGGTGCACGGTGGACAATCCGGCGGGCGTCGGCATCTCCGTACTCGACGGCGGGGGCGGGGTGTTCGAGGAGTGCGAGGTCGTGGCGGCGGGCCAGTCGGGCGTCTCGGTGCGCGGCGGTGCCCATCCGCGCCTGGAGCGCTGCCGGGTGCACCACACCTCCGGAGCGGGCCTGTCGGTGACCGGCGAGCAGTCCGCCCTCGAAGCGGTGGGCTGCGAGGTGTACGAGGTCAGGGGCAGCGGCGTACAGCTCTCCGCGCGGGCCACGGCGCACCTCACGGACTGCGATGTGCACCGGACGACCGCGGACGGCGTCACGCTCGACACGGACGCCGTGCTGACCCTCGCCGACTGCCGCATCCACGACATCCCGGAGAACGCGGTCGACCTGCGTTCCCGCTCGGTCCTGACCATGACCCGTTCCACGGTGCGTCAGTTCGGGCGCAACGGCCTGTCGGTCTGGGATCCCGGCACCCGCGTGGACGCCAACCAGTGCGAGATCCACGACAGTACGGGCGACTACCCCGCGGTGTGGGTCAGCGACGGCGCGACGGTCGTACTCGAATCCTGCCGGGTGCACGACGTGCCGGACGCCCTGTTCGTGCTCGACCGCGGCTCGCGCGCGGACGTCGTCGACAGCGACATCTCGCAGGTCCGCAACACGGCCGTGTCGGTGAGCGACGGCGCCACCGCACAGCTCGACGACTGCCGGATCCGGGACGCGGCGACGGGCGCCTGGTTCCGCGACCACGGCAGCGGCGGGACGCTGTCGGGCTGCACGGTCGACGGCACGCAGACGGGTGTGATCGTCACCAAGGGCGCCGACCCCACCATCGAGCGGTGCACCGTCACCTCGCCCGCGGAGGCGGGCTTCTACGTGTCGGCCGGCGGCCGCGGCAGTTTCCACGGCTGCCGGGTGACCGACAGCGGCGGATACGGCTTCCATGTGCTCGACGGTTGCCGTACGACGCTGAAGAAGTGCCGGACGGAGCGGTGTGCGCGCGGTGGTTACGAGTTCGCCGACGCCGGTGGCGACCAGTCGTCCGGCACCGGGCCCCTGGTCGAGGACTGCACGAGCGACGAGAGCGCCCAGGTGCGGCCCGCGGCACGGGAGACCGCCGTCCAGACCGCCGGCCGGTCCGCCGGCCTGCTGGGGGTGGTCCCGGACCAGCGCCTCACCGAGCAGGTGCCGCCGGCCGCCCCGTCCGAGCCGGAGGAGCCCTCGCGTACCTCGCAGGCGGTGCTCGGTGAACTGGACGCGCTGGTGGGCCTCGAGAGCGTCAAGCGCGAGGTGCGGGCACTCACCGACATGATCGAGGTGGGCCGCCGCCGCCAGCAGGCGGGCCTGAAGGCCGCCTCCGCCCGGCGTCACCTCGTCTTCACCGGCTCCCCCGGCACCGGCAAGACCACGGTGGCCCGCCTGTACGGCGAGATCCTGGCCTCGCTCGGTGTCCTGGAGAAGGGGCACCTCGTCGAGGTGTCCCGCGTCGACCTGGTCGGCGAGCACATCGGCTCCACGGCCATCCGCACGCAGGAGGCGTTCGACAAGGCGCGCGGTGGTGTCCTGTTCATCGACGAGGCGTACGCGCTGTCGCCGGAGGACTCGGGCCGGGACTTCGGCCGCGAGGCGATCGACACCCTCGTGAAGCTCATGGAGGACCACCGGGAGGCGGTGGTGGTGATCGTCGCGGGTTACACGGCCGAGATGGACCGCTTCCTGGCGGTCAACCCCGGTGTGGCGTCCCGCTTCTCACGGACCATCACCTTCGGCGACTACGGCTCCGAGGAACTGCTGAGGATCGTGGAGCAGCAGGCGGAGGAGCACGAGTACCGGCTGGCTCCGGGCGCGGACGAGGCGCTGCTCCGGTACTTCACGGCGATCCCGAAGGGGCCCGCGTTCGGCAACGGCCGCACCGCGCGGCAGACCTTCGAGTCGATGGTGGAGCAGCACGCGGGGCGGGTCGCCCAACTCGCCGAGCCGAGCACGGACGACCTCACCCTGCTGTACGCGGAGGATCTGCCGGACCTCCCCTGA
- a CDS encoding FtsX-like permease family protein encodes MNASVRISVSSLRAHKRRFAGTFLAVLLGVAFLAGTLVMGDTLRAGFDTMFGNATSGTDAVVRSADTITTPGESQGVRRPVDTGLLATVGRTPGVAAAAPDIQGAGQLVGANGEPVGGQGPPTLAGNWIDDPELNAYRLAEGRAPAKSGEVVVNRGAAEKGGLGIGDTTTLRTPDPVRVTIVGLATFGGEDGMAQVTFTGMTRSDAEKYLTAKPGEAAGILVRAGPGTGQRELVDALTPVLPKGVEAITGQELAEENTDMISGQFLTLFTTFLLVFSGVALLVATFSIHNTFAIVVAQRTRENALLRALGASRRQVTVSTLVEASAVAVTASAAGLAGGIGVAAGLRALFPAIGFPFPEGDLVIGGLSMVLPLVVGVVVCLGSALLPAVRAGRTAPLAALRETSVDRSGASRTRVVLGTGLAALATAVTLTGVVAGPSLWLAGAGAGLALAAFVVLGPVASTTAVRVLGSPLDRLRGVTGGLARRNALRSPKRTAATASALMIGVAVVSLFTVFGASLKATMDRTVSQSFAGDVAVSTPSFGAGGSGLSPALAGAIAERPEVDTAVGLGRGVAEVNGRGRALTVTDPVALERTFELGDVRGSMRGLGGDGIAITGKEADQQGLTTGDTVRLAFTDGKKEAFTVRAVYGRSELAGDYVITREAWAPHRTQDSDTLVAVTFKDGVSPSDGRAAVEKAATAYGNPEVQTRDEYARSSAGAIDMMLTLVYALLALAVLIALLGIANTLTLAVHERTRELGLLRAVGQTRPQLRAMVRWESVLVAAFGTVGGLALGGFLGWVLVKASDGASDSTFAFAVPPVQLLVVAAVGLAAGALAGLRPARRAARLDVLKAIAAE; translated from the coding sequence GTGAACGCGTCGGTGCGGATCAGCGTCTCCTCCCTGCGCGCCCACAAGCGGCGCTTCGCCGGTACGTTCCTGGCCGTACTGCTCGGCGTCGCCTTCCTGGCGGGCACGCTCGTCATGGGCGACACCCTGCGGGCCGGTTTCGACACGATGTTCGGCAATGCCACGAGCGGCACCGACGCCGTCGTCCGCAGCGCCGACACCATCACCACGCCGGGCGAGAGCCAGGGCGTACGGCGGCCCGTCGACACGGGCCTCCTGGCAACCGTCGGGAGGACACCGGGTGTCGCGGCAGCCGCGCCCGACATCCAGGGCGCGGGCCAACTCGTCGGTGCGAACGGCGAGCCCGTCGGCGGCCAGGGCCCGCCCACCCTCGCGGGCAACTGGATCGACGACCCCGAACTCAACGCGTACCGCCTGGCCGAGGGCCGCGCCCCCGCGAAGTCCGGCGAGGTCGTCGTCAACCGGGGCGCGGCCGAGAAGGGCGGCCTCGGGATCGGCGACACCACGACCCTCAGGACGCCCGACCCCGTCAGGGTGACGATCGTCGGCCTCGCGACGTTCGGCGGCGAGGACGGCATGGCGCAGGTGACCTTCACCGGCATGACGCGCTCCGACGCCGAGAAGTACCTCACCGCGAAGCCCGGCGAGGCCGCGGGCATCCTCGTGCGGGCCGGCCCCGGCACCGGTCAGCGGGAACTCGTCGACGCCCTGACTCCCGTACTGCCCAAGGGCGTCGAGGCGATCACCGGTCAGGAGCTGGCCGAGGAGAACACCGACATGATCTCCGGGCAGTTCCTGACCCTGTTCACCACCTTCCTGTTGGTGTTCTCGGGCGTGGCGCTGCTGGTCGCGACCTTCTCCATCCACAACACCTTCGCGATCGTCGTCGCCCAACGCACCCGTGAGAACGCCCTGTTGCGCGCACTCGGCGCCTCCCGCCGCCAGGTCACCGTGTCCACCCTGGTAGAGGCGAGTGCGGTCGCCGTAACCGCGTCCGCCGCCGGACTCGCCGGAGGTATCGGCGTCGCGGCCGGCCTGCGGGCGCTGTTCCCGGCCATCGGATTTCCGTTCCCCGAGGGCGACTTGGTGATCGGTGGGCTGTCCATGGTGCTGCCGCTCGTGGTCGGCGTCGTGGTCTGCCTCGGCTCCGCCCTGCTGCCGGCGGTCCGCGCCGGACGCACCGCACCGCTGGCCGCCCTGCGGGAGACCTCCGTCGACCGGTCCGGGGCGTCCCGCACCCGCGTCGTCCTGGGTACCGGGCTCGCGGCGCTCGCGACCGCCGTCACGCTGACCGGCGTCGTCGCCGGCCCTTCCCTGTGGCTCGCGGGCGCAGGGGCGGGCCTGGCGCTCGCCGCCTTCGTGGTCCTCGGCCCGGTCGCCTCGACCACCGCCGTACGCGTCCTCGGGAGCCCTCTCGACCGGCTGCGCGGCGTCACCGGAGGCCTGGCCAGGCGCAACGCCCTGCGCAGCCCCAAGCGGACCGCGGCCACCGCCAGTGCGCTGATGATCGGCGTCGCCGTCGTGTCGCTGTTCACGGTCTTCGGCGCCTCGCTGAAGGCGACCATGGACCGGACGGTGTCACAGTCCTTCGCCGGCGACGTCGCCGTGAGCACCCCGTCGTTCGGGGCGGGCGGCAGCGGGCTGAGCCCCGCGCTCGCCGGCGCGATCGCCGAGCGGCCCGAGGTCGACACGGCGGTCGGGCTCGGCCGTGGAGTGGCCGAAGTCAACGGCAGGGGGCGGGCGCTGACCGTCACCGACCCGGTCGCGCTGGAGCGGACCTTCGAACTCGGCGACGTCCGGGGCTCGATGCGGGGCCTCGGCGGCGACGGCATCGCCATCACCGGGAAGGAGGCCGACCAGCAGGGCCTCACGACCGGCGACACCGTCCGGCTGGCCTTCACCGACGGAAAGAAGGAGGCCTTCACCGTTCGCGCGGTCTACGGCCGGTCCGAGCTCGCCGGTGACTACGTCATCACCCGCGAGGCCTGGGCGCCGCACCGTACCCAGGACTCGGACACGCTGGTCGCCGTCACGTTCAAGGACGGAGTGAGCCCGTCGGACGGCAGGGCGGCGGTCGAGAAGGCCGCGACGGCCTACGGCAATCCCGAGGTGCAGACCCGTGACGAGTACGCCAGGTCCTCGGCGGGCGCCATCGACATGATGCTCACCCTGGTATACGCGCTGCTCGCGCTCGCGGTACTCATCGCTCTGCTCGGCATCGCCAACACGCTCACCCTCGCGGTCCACGAACGCACCCGCGAACTCGGCCTGCTGAGGGCCGTCGGGCAGACCAGGCCGCAGCTGCGCGCGATGGTCCGCTGGGAGTCGGTGCTGGTCGCCGCGTTCGGCACGGTGGGCGGGCTCGCGCTCGGCGGGTTCCTCGGCTGGGTGCTCGTCAAGGCGTCCGACGGAGCGTCCGACAGCACGTTCGCCTTCGCGGTGCCGCCCGTCCAGCTCCTCGTGGTCGCGGCGGTGGGCCTCGCGGCCGGAGCCCTCGCGGGCCTGCGCCCGGCCCGGCGAGCCGCGCGCCTCGACGTCCTGAAAGCCATCGCGGCCGAGTGA